The Primulina eburnea isolate SZY01 chromosome 13, ASM2296580v1, whole genome shotgun sequence genome includes a region encoding these proteins:
- the LOC140808715 gene encoding serine/threonine-protein phosphatase PP2A-2 catalytic subunit, which yields MSPDLAAASTHGNLDEQIAQLMQCKPLSEPEVRTLCEKAKEILMSESNVQPVKSPVTICGDIHGQFHDLAELFRIGGKCPDTNYLFMGDYVDRGYYSVETVTLLVALKVRYPQRITILRGNHESRQITQVYGFYDECLRKYGNANVWKTFTDLFDYFPLTALVESEIFCLHGGLSPSIETLDNIRNFDRVQEVPHEGPMCDLLWSDPDDRCGWGISPRGAGYTFGQDISEQFNHTNNLKLIARAHQLVMEGYNWAHEQKVVTIFSAPNYCYRCGNMASILEVDDGRDHTFIQFEPAPRRGEPDVTRRTPDYFL from the exons ATGAGCCCGGATCTGGCAGCTGCGAGCACTCATGGAAATCTGGACGAACAGATTGCTCAGCTTATGCAGTGCAAGCCTTTGTCTGAGCCCGAG GTTAGGACCTTATGTGAGAAGGCAAAAGAGATACTAATGTCGGAAAGCAACGTCCAG CCTGTTAAAAGCCCTGTGACAATTTGTGGTGATATTCATGGACAATTTCATGATCTTGCTGAACTTTTCCGAATTGGGGGGAAG TGCCCGGACACAAATTATCTGTTTATGGGAGATTATGTTGATCGGGGCTACTATTCTGTTGAAACTGTGACT CTTTTAGTAGCACTGAAAGTGCGCTATCCACAACGGATCACAATTCTCAGAGGAAATCATGAAAGTAGACAG ATAACTCAAGTCTATGGGTTTTATGATGAATGCCTGCGAAA ATATGGGAATGCTAACGTATGGAAGACATTcacggatttgtttgattatttcCCTTTGACTGCCTTG GTTGAATCAGAAATATTTTGTCTGCATGGTGGATTATCTCCCTCTATCGAAACCCTTGATAATATAAGAAACTTTGATCGTGTTCAAGAAGTACCACATGAAGGTCCAATGTGTGATCTGTTGTGGTCTGATCCTGATGATCGTTGTGGTTGGGGCATCTCCCCTCGTGGTGCTGGATACACTTTTGGACAG GACATATCAGAGCAATTCAATCACACCAATAATTTGAAGCTTATTGCTAGAGCTCATCAGCTAGTTATGGAAGGATATAACTGGGCCCAT GAACAAAAGGTCGTCACTATTTTTAGTGCTCCAAATTATTGTTATCGCTGCGGAAATATGGCTTCCATTTTGGAAGTTGATGATGGCAGGGATCACACGTTTATCCAG